A genomic window from Phoenix dactylifera cultivar Barhee BC4 chromosome 7, palm_55x_up_171113_PBpolish2nd_filt_p, whole genome shotgun sequence includes:
- the LOC120111390 gene encoding uncharacterized protein LOC120111390: MLMHLVHEYRGEARRREHSFEEAQRRYMAAEAKYLASEEKYQASEAEQRVLQEKIGASNEKIRALTAELDEEKGAHSLARSELRAAEARLVKAEEALAARGQELEGAHGRHLELERELRDLERKASYHEARELEARENAQNAVKFFRESEEFCELMAEEGVNGLIQGFRNFRNQLRRLLPDFDVNLLQPGAGRTEAEAETPVAEAAVADPEVTEVAPEATPVVAEAIVEVSAAEPTTPGTAEAEVAEVESLV, encoded by the coding sequence atgtTGATGCACCTGGTCCACGAATACCGGGGGGAGGCCCGGAGGCGTGAGCACAGTTTCGAGGAGGCCCAGAGGAGGTACATGGCCGCCGAGGCCAAGTACCTGGCCTCCGAAGAGAAGTACCAGGCCTCCGAGGCCGAACAACGGGTGCTCCAAGAGAAGATCGGAGCATCCAATGAGAAGATTCGAGCTCTAACCGCCGAGCTCGAcgaggagaagggcgcgcactcgTTGGCGAGATCCGAGCTGCGCGCCGCAGAGGCTCGGCTAGTTAAGGCCGAGGAAGCACTGGCCGCTCGTGGGCAGGAGTTGGAGGGCGCCCACGGCCGCCACCTAGAGCTCGAGCGGGAGCTTAGGGACCTTGAGCGGAAGGCCTCTTATCACGAGGCccgggagctcgaggctcgggagaacgcccaaaatgcGGTGAAGTtcttccgcgagtcggaggagttttgCGAACTCATGGCtgaggagggcgtgaacgggTTAATCCAGGGTTTCCGGAATTTCCGCAACCAGTTGCGGCGGCTTCTCCCAGATTTTGATGTTAACCTGCTCCAGCCGGGAGCAGGGAGGACGGAGGCAGAGGCGGAAACTCCGGTAGCCGAGGCGGCCGTAGCCGACCCTGAAGTGACCGAGGTTGCCCCCGAGGCCACTCCTGTTGTTGCCGAGGCCATTGTAGAGGTCTCGGCTGCTGAGCCGACCACTCCCGGAACCGCCGAGGCCGAGGTGGCCGAGGTTGAGTCTTTGGTGTAA